The Daucus carota subsp. sativus chromosome 9, DH1 v3.0, whole genome shotgun sequence genome window below encodes:
- the LOC108204123 gene encoding uncharacterized protein LOC108204123, protein MDSDLLERPLPTLINRSSKSKTLVVKECAGSGSGEVHTGLRLSHGGIDRDLNFERCPREVLASLQVINLQWQEGFFWHMRKKICQHDHCFRKRRFSTDCSRNNI, encoded by the exons ATGGATTCCGATTTGCTTGAGAGGCCTCTGCCGACGCTGATTAATCGGAGTTCGAAATCAAAAACTCTTGTAGTTAAGgag TGTGCAGGATCTGGATCTGGGGAAGTTCATACTGGTCTTAGATTGTCTCATGGTGGAATCGATCGAG ATCTCAACTTTGAAAGATGTCCAAGAGAAGTACTTGCCAGCCTACAAGTCATCAACTTGCAGTGGCAAGAAGGATTTTTTTGGCACATGAG GAAAAAAATATGCCAACATGATCATTGTTTTAGGAAGAGGCGATTCTCAACAGATTGTagtagaaataatatataa